From the genome of Rhodohalobacter sp. 614A, one region includes:
- a CDS encoding ABC transporter substrate-binding protein has translation MFFNKDDHTIKIGFLNPHSSFYPYYAHHLLAGFFLGMDKDPGNQKEIQFIPHYTDTGSTSKTVEGVKKLLHFDRVDMLSGLISYSVLPEIVPVLESNKKLGFFFDSGEYIPYFDYLSPNTFFSSNQLWQSEYALGQWARKEYGEGGLMVMPVLESGYHLHSAFQKGFTNGGGGQILLSVLPFDHQNPHRLDMDKVFRQIKKKGPPFVHAIFSGDGGNEFFTRWVEEGLSGQIPLIAAENMIYDEWIEEIADLNIECYSSLLYDPAISSLQNRLFKKKFQQTTGQAVNIFALLGYEGGLMFKELLQDIKKRDWGKVQSLLQTEHIHGPRGERNFYPDAGFVLPEMSIARIKTKKKQTDKRVIGQGKRLAYNHQIFNEIRSATPSGWQNPLFCV, from the coding sequence ATGTTCTTCAACAAAGACGATCATACTATTAAAATTGGTTTTCTGAATCCCCACTCCAGTTTTTATCCTTACTATGCCCATCATCTTCTTGCTGGTTTTTTTTTAGGTATGGACAAGGATCCTGGCAACCAGAAAGAAATCCAGTTTATTCCGCATTATACAGATACAGGGAGTACATCCAAAACAGTAGAAGGTGTCAAAAAACTATTACATTTTGACAGAGTAGATATGCTGTCGGGGCTAATCAGCTACTCGGTTCTTCCTGAAATTGTACCTGTCCTGGAATCGAATAAAAAGCTTGGGTTTTTCTTTGATTCAGGCGAATACATTCCATATTTCGATTACTTAAGCCCCAATACTTTCTTCTCTTCCAACCAGTTGTGGCAATCGGAATATGCTTTGGGCCAGTGGGCAAGAAAAGAATATGGAGAAGGCGGGTTGATGGTAATGCCGGTACTGGAATCCGGTTACCACCTTCACAGTGCTTTTCAAAAAGGGTTTACAAATGGCGGCGGCGGACAGATTTTACTTTCTGTTCTCCCCTTTGACCATCAAAATCCGCACCGGTTAGATATGGATAAAGTTTTTCGGCAAATCAAAAAAAAGGGTCCGCCATTTGTTCATGCAATCTTCAGCGGCGATGGCGGTAATGAATTTTTTACCCGCTGGGTTGAAGAAGGATTGTCTGGGCAAATTCCATTAATCGCAGCAGAAAATATGATCTATGATGAATGGATAGAAGAAATTGCGGATCTGAATATCGAGTGCTATTCAAGTTTACTGTATGATCCTGCCATATCCTCTCTGCAAAACCGGTTATTTAAAAAGAAATTCCAGCAAACAACAGGACAAGCTGTAAATATTTTCGCTTTACTCGGATATGAAGGAGGCCTCATGTTCAAAGAGCTTCTCCAAGACATCAAAAAACGAGACTGGGGAAAAGTTCAATCTTTGTTACAAACCGAACATATTCATGGCCCAAGAGGAGAACGAAATTTTTACCCGGACGCAGGGTTTGTACTCCCTGAAATGAGTATTGCACGTATCAAAACCAAAAAAAAACAGACTGACAAACGTGTGATTGGACAGGGAAAACGACTGGCATATAACCACCAGATATTTAATGAGATTCGTTCGGCGACACCTTCAGGATGGCAAAATCCATTGTTTTGTGTGTGA